One window of Oryza brachyantha chromosome 12, ObraRS2, whole genome shotgun sequence genomic DNA carries:
- the LOC102706615 gene encoding uncharacterized protein LOC102706615 isoform X2, with amino-acid sequence MKDQRGISKGYGFVRFAERECAYIAKRQKNGFELQGKRLAVDLSLDQDTLFFGNLRKEWSIEEFEELIHKTLKDVVSVDLAMARNHDSSSGKRRLNRGFAFVRFSSHAAAAHVLRIGSRTDFLLGGLHPEINWADKESHVDDEEMAKVKTAFVGNLPANVTEEYLIKLFEHCGEVVRVAISRKGQYPVGFVHFACRTELDNAIKEMDGKTIKGPDRGPAFRIQVSVARPVVENDKKRTREEVNTRRSNLSRDKIDHSYGRHGHDSYDREAKAPRLYNEVSGTDPYEAAVVSLPSAVKELLLRILRLGIGTRYDIDIHCVKSLNGLPEKAAAAVLNQFLISGADKHNKGDYFASLIAKYQAETFGSALMLQGFSHFPRNPETQNTRFSHQDYEYTASGSSRFNSFVDYPYPSYVDDPASSQSRNGRYAEDRPALVRYPDSRSRQEEIVRIERFPESRLAHEPRHDTGRHLDIGYIQERSSNIDRSAQVAISYREGEYISASRYNTDTGPAFSSRSSAEYSTARQQVRFDPFTGEAYKFDPFTGEPIRPESNPRHSGSLY; translated from the exons ATGAAAGATCAGAGGGGCATTTCAAAG GGATATGGTTTTGTACGATTTGCAGAGAGGGAGTGTGCTTATATTGctaaaaggcaaaaaaatggttttgag CTTCAAGGAAAGAGACTTGCTGTTGATCTTTCATTGGATCAAGACACACTCTTCTTTGGGAATCTTAGGAAAG AATGGAGTATAGAAGAATTTGAGGAATTGATTCACAAG ACATTAAAAGATGTTGTTTCCGTTGACCTTGCGATGGCTCGAAACCATGATTCTTCAAGTGGGAAAAGACGTCTAAACCGAGGCTTTGCATTTGTGCGGTTTTCTTCTCATGCA GCTGCAGCACACGTACTTCGCATTGGTTCCAGAACAGATTTTCTGCTTGGTGGATTGCATCCTGAAATAAATTGGGCTGATAAAGAGTCTCATGTGGATGATGAGGAAATGGCCAAG GTTAAGACAGCTTTCGTTGGGAATTTACCAGCAAATGTTACTGAGGAGTATCTGATAAAGCTTTTTGAACATTGCGGAGAG GTAGTACGAGTTGCGATCTCAAGGAAAGGACAATATCCAGTTGGATTTGTCCACTTTGCCTGTCGTACA GAGCTTGATAATGCAATAAAAGAAATGGATGGCAAAACAATAAAAGGACCTGACCGAGGACCTGCTTTTAGGATCCAG GTCTCAGTTGCTCGTCCTGTGGTAGAGAACGATAAAAAGAGAACTCGTGAAGAAGTGAATACTAGAAGATCAAATTTATCAAGAGACAAGATAGATCATTCTTATGGAAGACATGGACACGATTCATATGATCGTGAAGCAAAAGCTCCAAGGCTATATAATGAG GTGTCTGGTACAGACCCCTATGAAGCAGCTGTTGTTTCACTACCTTCAGCTGTCAAGGAACTCTTGCTTCGTATTCTACGTCTTGGAATTGGCACTCGATATGAC ATAGACATTCATTGCGTAAAGAGTCTTAACGGACTTCCTgaaaaagctgcagctgctgtcCTTAATCAG TTTTTGATATCAGGTGCAGATAAACACAATAAAGGAGACTATTTTGCTTCATTAATTGCTAAG TACCAGGCTGAGACATTTGGCTCAGCGCTAATGTTGCAGGGTTTTTCTCATTTTCCCAGAAATCCTGAGACACAGAACACACGATTTTCACACCAAGATTACGAGTACACAGCTTCTGG GAGTAGCAGATTCAACTCCTTTGTTGATTATCCGTACCCGTCTTATGTGGACGATCCAGCATCTTCTCAGTCAAGGAATGGAAGGTATGCTGAAGACAGACCTGCACTTGTAAGATATCCAGATTCAAGGTCACGACAAGAAGAAATAGTTCGTATTGAAAGATTCCCAGAATCAAGATTAGCACATGAACCAAGACATGACACTGGAAGGCATCTAGATATCGGGTACATACAAGAACGGAGTTCGAATATTGACAGATCAGCTCAAGTAGCTATTTCATATAGGGAAGGAGAATACATATCTGCTTCAAGGTACAACACTGATACAGGCCCAGCATTCAGTTCCAGGTCTTCTGCTGAATATTCTACTGCACGCCAACAAGTAAGGTTCGATCCGTTCACAGGCGAAGCTTACAAGTTTGATCCCTTCACCGGTGAGCCCATAAGGCCAGAATCAAACCCACGTCACTCAGGAAGCCTATACTGA
- the LOC102716089 gene encoding uncharacterized protein LOC102716089 has product MAMATPVRRASRARRPFAVVAVAPSAAEMNRENVDGEALSFSQCLRRFGKLAVAGEARPGGGRVAKKCSTPAACSTPAAYDAPRAPLWDCSEEREKIRARLSSPDDDGAEAEGEGRRGGGDGSRKRTRRSVALREAMVGLPEPGEGRVRYMVDTFERLLSLSSDPGQQQSRCATAATRRRRRRKTKKTPEARMTGPSWPPARPDEIDVSYPSIASSSEVSFSIHGVRLRRSSARDEPRLRKRGDSISSSERSWSRKKIGVTIQRPFNLRTEKRGRMKEESLVQRMKNKLMEEERLRNPLAQGLPWTTDVPKNPMKPLMKEPTEPIDVVLHSEVRAVGRARFDHQVAERNSFLEKLNMERERQQKLDEELEIKQLRKEQVPRAHPMPDFSRPFVPKRSVKPQTVPREPKLHPRLSRSNSKT; this is encoded by the exons ATGGCGATGGCTACGCCGGTGAGGAGGGCCAGCAGGGCGAGGCGGCCGTTTGCGGTtgtggcggtggcgccgtcggcggcggagatgaACCGGGAGAACGTAGATGGAGAGGCGCTGTCGTTCTCGCAGTGCCTTCGGCGGTTCGGgaagctcgccgtcgccggcgaggcgaggcccGGCGGTGGCAGGGTGGCCAAGAAGTGctccacgccggcggcg TGCTCGACTCCGGCGGCGTACGACGCGCCGCGGGCGCCGCTGTGGGACTGCTCCGAGGAGCGCGAGAAGATCAGGGCCAGGCTGTCGTctcccgacgacgacggagcggaggcggagggggaagggcggcgcggcggcggcgatggctcgaggaagaggacgaggaggagcgtGGCGCTGCGGGAGGCCATGGTGGGGCTCCCGGAGCCCGGTGAGGGGCGCGTGAGGTACATGGTGGACACCTTCGAGAGGCTCCTGTCGCTGTCCAGCGACCCGGGGCAGCAGCAGAGCAggtgcgcgacggcggcgacgaggaggaggaggaggaggaagacgaagaagaCGCCGGAGGCGAGGATGACGGGCCCCtcgtggccgccggcgagaccGGACGAGATCGACGTGTCGTACCCCTccatcgcctcctcctccgaggTCTCCTTCTCCATCCATGGCGTCAGGCTCAG GAGAAGCAGCGCGCGAGATGAACCCCGGCTGCGCAAGAGAGGCGAC AGCATCAGCTCGTCAGAGAGGAGCTGGAGTAGGAAGAAGATAGGCGTCACGATCCAGCGTCCTTTCAATCTCAGGACCGAG AAAAGAGGGAGGATGAAGGAGGAGAGCTTGGTTCAGAGGATGAAGAACAAGCTGATGGAGGAAGAGAGGCTGCGGAATCCGCTTGCGCAAGGTCTCCCATGGACCACTGATGTGCCAAAG AACCCAATGAAGCCTCTGATGAAAGAACCCACTGAACCGATTGATGTTGTGCTACATAGCGAGGTTCGCGCAGTCGGTCGTGCCAGGTTTGATCACCAA GTCGCTGAGCGCAACAGCTTCCTGGAGAAACTGAAcatggagagggagaggcagCAAAAG CTGGATGAAGAGCTTGAGATTAAGCAGCTGAGGAAAGAGCAGGTGCCAAGAGCTCATCCAATGCCGGATTTCTCTAGGCCATTTGTGCCGAAAAG GTCAGTGAAACCTCAAACAGTTCCAAGAGAGCCAAAATTACACCCCAGGCTAAGTAGGAGCAATTCCAAGACTTGA
- the LOC102706615 gene encoding uncharacterized protein LOC102706615 isoform X1 translates to MERRAAARGGDYDEQDRRVKGTEVFVGGLPRSVTERALRELFSPCGEIVDLRIMKDQRGISKGYGFVRFAERECAYIAKRQKNGFELQGKRLAVDLSLDQDTLFFGNLRKEWSIEEFEELIHKTLKDVVSVDLAMARNHDSSSGKRRLNRGFAFVRFSSHAAAAHVLRIGSRTDFLLGGLHPEINWADKESHVDDEEMAKVKTAFVGNLPANVTEEYLIKLFEHCGEVVRVAISRKGQYPVGFVHFACRTELDNAIKEMDGKTIKGPDRGPAFRIQVSVARPVVENDKKRTREEVNTRRSNLSRDKIDHSYGRHGHDSYDREAKAPRLYNEVSGTDPYEAAVVSLPSAVKELLLRILRLGIGTRYDIDIHCVKSLNGLPEKAAAAVLNQFLISGADKHNKGDYFASLIAKYQAETFGSALMLQGFSHFPRNPETQNTRFSHQDYEYTASGSSRFNSFVDYPYPSYVDDPASSQSRNGRYAEDRPALVRYPDSRSRQEEIVRIERFPESRLAHEPRHDTGRHLDIGYIQERSSNIDRSAQVAISYREGEYISASRYNTDTGPAFSSRSSAEYSTARQQVRFDPFTGEAYKFDPFTGEPIRPESNPRHSGSLY, encoded by the exons ATG gagaggagggcggcggcgcgtggcggcgACTACGACGAGCAAG atCGCCGTGTGAAGGGCACCGAGGTGTTCGTCGGAGGGTTGCCGCGGTCGGTGACGGAGCGGGCACTCCGGGAG TTATTTTCTCCTTGTGGAGAGATTGTGGACTTGCGGATAATGAAAGATCAGAGGGGCATTTCAAAG GGATATGGTTTTGTACGATTTGCAGAGAGGGAGTGTGCTTATATTGctaaaaggcaaaaaaatggttttgag CTTCAAGGAAAGAGACTTGCTGTTGATCTTTCATTGGATCAAGACACACTCTTCTTTGGGAATCTTAGGAAAG AATGGAGTATAGAAGAATTTGAGGAATTGATTCACAAG ACATTAAAAGATGTTGTTTCCGTTGACCTTGCGATGGCTCGAAACCATGATTCTTCAAGTGGGAAAAGACGTCTAAACCGAGGCTTTGCATTTGTGCGGTTTTCTTCTCATGCA GCTGCAGCACACGTACTTCGCATTGGTTCCAGAACAGATTTTCTGCTTGGTGGATTGCATCCTGAAATAAATTGGGCTGATAAAGAGTCTCATGTGGATGATGAGGAAATGGCCAAG GTTAAGACAGCTTTCGTTGGGAATTTACCAGCAAATGTTACTGAGGAGTATCTGATAAAGCTTTTTGAACATTGCGGAGAG GTAGTACGAGTTGCGATCTCAAGGAAAGGACAATATCCAGTTGGATTTGTCCACTTTGCCTGTCGTACA GAGCTTGATAATGCAATAAAAGAAATGGATGGCAAAACAATAAAAGGACCTGACCGAGGACCTGCTTTTAGGATCCAG GTCTCAGTTGCTCGTCCTGTGGTAGAGAACGATAAAAAGAGAACTCGTGAAGAAGTGAATACTAGAAGATCAAATTTATCAAGAGACAAGATAGATCATTCTTATGGAAGACATGGACACGATTCATATGATCGTGAAGCAAAAGCTCCAAGGCTATATAATGAG GTGTCTGGTACAGACCCCTATGAAGCAGCTGTTGTTTCACTACCTTCAGCTGTCAAGGAACTCTTGCTTCGTATTCTACGTCTTGGAATTGGCACTCGATATGAC ATAGACATTCATTGCGTAAAGAGTCTTAACGGACTTCCTgaaaaagctgcagctgctgtcCTTAATCAG TTTTTGATATCAGGTGCAGATAAACACAATAAAGGAGACTATTTTGCTTCATTAATTGCTAAG TACCAGGCTGAGACATTTGGCTCAGCGCTAATGTTGCAGGGTTTTTCTCATTTTCCCAGAAATCCTGAGACACAGAACACACGATTTTCACACCAAGATTACGAGTACACAGCTTCTGG GAGTAGCAGATTCAACTCCTTTGTTGATTATCCGTACCCGTCTTATGTGGACGATCCAGCATCTTCTCAGTCAAGGAATGGAAGGTATGCTGAAGACAGACCTGCACTTGTAAGATATCCAGATTCAAGGTCACGACAAGAAGAAATAGTTCGTATTGAAAGATTCCCAGAATCAAGATTAGCACATGAACCAAGACATGACACTGGAAGGCATCTAGATATCGGGTACATACAAGAACGGAGTTCGAATATTGACAGATCAGCTCAAGTAGCTATTTCATATAGGGAAGGAGAATACATATCTGCTTCAAGGTACAACACTGATACAGGCCCAGCATTCAGTTCCAGGTCTTCTGCTGAATATTCTACTGCACGCCAACAAGTAAGGTTCGATCCGTTCACAGGCGAAGCTTACAAGTTTGATCCCTTCACCGGTGAGCCCATAAGGCCAGAATCAAACCCACGTCACTCAGGAAGCCTATACTGA